TCATGATGCTCTCCTTTCAAATTTTGTTGCCACAAATGCCAAACTCGCTTGATGTCCTTGTGGATAGAATTCAGGCGCAGATGAGCAAAAGCCAGTATTATGTTGGAGAAGAGAGAGGAGGAGAGCGAAAGAGAGAAAAACCCATCATCGAAATGTCTTATCCCCTCTTCCCGGGCGGCGGGTGGATTGCCAAAATTGGTAATCACTACTCGGTCAGCCATGGTTTGGCCGTGGCATCTAACGCGGTAAAGCCGAGGCTGAACATTACCGAACAAAATTCATGAAATTGGCGTTTCTCGCCATGCAGCATCGCAATCAGTATGCCATGTTATAGAGCATCTTTCTGCACGCTCTAAAAATTTGAATCCCAACGATTTGCGCAAATCAACAAAAAGGCGGTGCGAATGAGAGGACTCTTATAAATACGAATACCTGATATTCTATTCTTGTTTTTGAGAAGTAGAGATCGCAGAAGCTCAAGGCATCGCGCGAACAATCAATTGCCCGCAGCCAGCCGCAACAGCAATGCACACAACAGCCCACCGTAATTGCCGAGCAGATAACCAAGCACGCCCATGAGCACGCCCACCGGGGCCATGGCCTCGTAATAGGCCGCGGCGACTATCGGCGCGCTCGCCGCGCCGCCGATGTTGGCCTGGCTGCCGATGGCGACGAGAAACATCGGCGCTTTGATCAGTCGCGCACCGAGAAATAGAAAGCCAATGTGAAAGAGAATCCACACGACGCCGGCGAGCAGCAACACCGGCGCAGTGAGCAATCCGGCAAGATCGGCCTTGGCGCCGATCGAGGTGAGAAAAAGATAGAGCGCAACATATCCCAACTTGGAAGCGCCGGCCGCCTCAAGATTGCGCAACGGTGTGAACGACAGCAGAATGCCGAACGTCGAAATAAAAATGATGAGCCAGGTGAAACTCGTGAAAATCGAATCGAGCAGCGGCAGATTTTCCCGCAAGGCAACATGCGTCAATTCATACACCCATTGCGCCAGACTTTGACAAACCACGGCGCCCACGAATCCAATCGATAAAATCAAAAACGCATCGGACAGCGCCATGGGCTTGACGCGGCTTTCCTGATAATCTTTCATGCGGCGATTGAGATCATCCAACACCTGCGCGTCTGCGCCGAGCCGCCGGTCAACGCGCTTTTGATAATTGGCGAGAAAAAGCAGCACGCCCATCCAGGTGTAGCCAACGGCGGTATCAACGATGATCATGGGGCCAATGATGCTGTCGGGCGCGCTTACCGCCTCTTTCATCGCGGCAAAATTCCCGCTGCCGCCGATCCAACTGCCGGAGAGCGCAGCAAAGCCTTTCCAGGCTTCAGGTGGCAGCCAATTCGAAAAAAGCAGAAATGTGACCGGGCCGCCAACAATCACGCCGAGGGTGCCGAACACCATCATGGCCAGCGCTTTCGGGCCAATCTTCATGATCGCAGGAATGTCAGCGGTCACCATCAGAATGAACAAACTGAACGGCAGGAGATAATCGCGCATCCAATCATAAACTGGCGAAACCGTGGGAATCACACCGAAGGTGGCAGCCAGCGTTGGCAGATAGTAAATGAAAATAATGGCTGGCACAATGCTGAAGAACCGTTGCGCCCAGGCTTGTTTGCTGACCCAAAATACGAGCGCGCACAAACCGGCGCACAATGCAAAAATCGCCATCGGACTTTGCAAAAGCGGCATAAGAATCTCCGTGTCAGAAGTGCAGCGGTGAAAAGCGCAACGCGGGCTTGAGTTGCAGCGCCGGCAATGGCAGGTGAACATAGTTCAACAGCAGGCGCAACGGCAACAGATGAAGCGCGCGCGATTTGATGAGCGCCTCACCGTTCACATCGAAGGCAAGATACGTTTCGAGCCGGCCGTGACGCAAACGATCGGTGCTGTAGCCGAAAGCGAGATTGAGCCAGCCGGGCCAGATCTTTTGCGCAGCCGCAGGCAGCCACGAACGCACCGGGAAACTCGCCCAGAACGTCATGGCGTTGTAGCTTTTGATCCAGGAGTCGTCTTCCACGGGCGCAAACGGATCATAACTGATTTTGAGGCGCACCGACTGCAAAGCCGGCACGCGGCGTTGCGCCAACACCCAAAGCACGCCCAATTCATTCGCGGCAAAATCGCCGAGGCTGAAACCCCAGTCTTGAAAAAAACCGTCATAGATCTCCACCTCAAGCAACAACGCGGAGGCGACGATCGCGCTTATT
The genomic region above belongs to Cytophagia bacterium CHB2 and contains:
- a CDS encoding DUF819 family protein — encoded protein: MFTCHCRRCNSSPRCAFHRCTSDTEILMPLLQSPMAIFALCAGLCALVFWVSKQAWAQRFFSIVPAIIFIYYLPTLAATFGVIPTVSPVYDWMRDYLLPFSLFILMVTADIPAIMKIGPKALAMMVFGTLGVIVGGPVTFLLFSNWLPPEAWKGFAALSGSWIGGSGNFAAMKEAVSAPDSIIGPMIIVDTAVGYTWMGVLLFLANYQKRVDRRLGADAQVLDDLNRRMKDYQESRVKPMALSDAFLILSIGFVGAVVCQSLAQWVYELTHVALRENLPLLDSIFTSFTWLIIFISTFGILLSFTPLRNLEAAGASKLGYVALYLFLTSIGAKADLAGLLTAPVLLLAGVVWILFHIGFLFLGARLIKAPMFLVAIGSQANIGGAASAPIVAAAYYEAMAPVGVLMGVLGYLLGNYGGLLCALLLRLAAGN